Proteins encoded within one genomic window of Hevea brasiliensis isolate MT/VB/25A 57/8 chromosome 8, ASM3005281v1, whole genome shotgun sequence:
- the LOC131169204 gene encoding E3 ubiquitin-protein ligase UPL5-like has product MNKHFVLRRVDPEQMANGESNCIRLSIKIPDGTTEEFLVYPGSTVKDVHEGILLACKIPVTEQKLYCKGKQLQRWQTLEDCSIQNDDCLELQRGFDDKSVLLQKIHQMSSKICRMCQGQSLPKETLQDDPKTIVALLALLTEEESENLMSSYSVPATLVMLYRSAIPQHKAYASALIRFSMEKISNCPNVSVDRCIHLASEFCASLSTVYGDPLYQPWRTTLKQLLERGNLSELRTIFQIRTSFFEMANTLSILLSKMQESNRNSYPIKLIESLKFHFCEFQVFSCVLRNAICGIDNAKEKDKSIVDLLSTGIKGVFSYLLNKMENNLRLIPETARIFETSGWLHSVSIVYLDILKELNSISQLWENEQKQFQHVLMNQQISLQLILEKTTRKDDYHWLLEHNDVIDSKSRMHLVTMMMIPEEKLLDAEFYKPLIHWSRFLDEELYESLKNNNITSPKKLQDWLYKLCQAIFKPQNLLFLACSNDPMKFYPNPELKLEPLHFDCFEFSGKVIALALMHEVQVGVAFHRLFLLPLAGEEISVKDLRDANPSFYNNKAKHRFHDDDEILDDFINSMSEQISFFRKGFDSVFGKSIDELLKYRGIDVEDLNLVLKGDLNLGFNSGERTHVNHDNNESDPLMSQFLKINRQRLNITKSKWLKDRKKPLGGGIFGQVYKGYADGGFFFAVKEIQIKNKGEIDKINQEVNLLCQFSHPNIVKYYGTEEDESKVNIFLELVSTGSLRKVYRSFELEESQVSHYTKQILEGLKYLHERKVVHGDIKCANILVDEKGHVKITDFGLTKVYGKIDWTAPEVMKQDKEYGFEADIWSLGCTVVEMLIRDFPYSHLKELRKELRAKSTEPLKDFKEDLELKVEEGSIVEYLPEYSLRDYPLALDFIERCLKRNPNERPTADTLLEHKFVKDKFVKDSGC; this is encoded by the exons atgaacaaacattTTGTGTTGCGGCGTGTTGATCCAGAGCAGATGGCGAATGGTGAATCCAATTGCATTCGATTATCCATCAAAATACCGGATGGGACGACTGAAGAATTCCTTGTGTATCCTGGTAGTACAGTGAAGGATGTCCACGAGGGAATTCTACTGGCATGTAAAATTCCAGTTACGGAACAGAAATTATATTGTAAGGGAAAGCAGCTACAGCGGTGGCAGACACTTGAAGACTGCTCAATTCAAAACGACGATTGCCTCGAATTGCAGCGTGGATTTGATGACAAATCGGTACTTTTGCAAAAGATTCACCAAATGAGTTCAAAGATTTGTCGCATGTGCCAAGGGCAATCTCTCCCCAAAGAAACTCTTCAGGATGACCCGAAGACGATTGTCGCACTGTTGGCACTTCTAACAGAAGAGGAATCGGAGAATCTTATGAGTTCGTATTCTGTCCCTGCGACTTTGGTTATGCTTTACAGGTCAGCAATTCCACAACACAAAGCCTATGCTTCTGCTTTGATAAGGTTTTCCATGGAAAAAATATCGAATTGTCCAAATGTTTCTGTTGATAGATGTATACATTTAGCATCAGAATTTTGTGCTTCGCTTAGTACGGTATATGGTGATCCTCTGTATCAGCCATGGCGGACTACTCTAAAGCAGTTGTTGGAAAGAGGTAACCTTAGCGAGCTGCGCACAATTTTCCAAATTAGAACCTCCTTTTTTGAGATGGCAAATACCTTAAGCATCCTATTGAGTAAGATGCAGGAATCAAATCGAAACTCATATCCAATCAAACTAATTGAGTCATTGAAATTTCATTTTTGTGAATTCCAGGTATTTTCATGCGTATTACGTAATGCAATTTGTGGTATAGATAATGCCAAAGAGAAGGATAAGTCTATAGTTGATTTATTGTCAACAGGTATTAAAGGTGTATTTAGTTACCTGTTGAATAAAATGGAGAATAATCTTAGACTTATACCAGAGACAGCAAGAATATTCGAAACAAGTGGTTGGTTGCATTCTGTTTCGATTGTGTATCTGGACATTTTGAAAGAGCTAAACAGCATTTCTCAACTTTGGGAGAATGAACAAAAGCAATTTCAGCATGTATTAATGAACCAGCAGATTTCACTACAGCTGATACTTGAAAAAACTACGCGGAAAGATGATTATCATTGGCTTCTTGAGCACAATGATGTGATTGATTCGAAATCCAGGATGCATTTAGTTACGATGATGATGATCCCTGAGGAAAAATTACTCGATGCTGAGTTCTACAAGCCACTCATTCACTGGTCTAGATTTCTAGACGAAGAGTTGTATGAGTCATTGAAAAATAACAATATTACCAGTCCTAAAAAATTGCAGGATTGGTTATACAAGTTATGCCAAGCTATATTCAAACCGCAAAATCTCCTCTTTCTGGCGTGCTCAAATGATCCTATGAAGTTCTATCCTAATCCTG AATTGAAGTTAGAACCATTACACTTCGACTGTTTCGAATTTTCTGGTAAAGTGATTGCATTGGCATTGATGCATGAAGTACAAGTAGGTGTTGCCTTTCATCGTTTGTTTCTTTTGCCATTGGCTGGAGAGGAAATTTCTGTAAAAGATTTAAGAGATGCAAATCCATCTTTTTACAATAACAAGGCCAAGCATCGTTTTCATGATGATGATGAAATTCTGGATGACTTCATCAACTCTATGTCTGAACAGATATCCTTTTTCAGAAAAGGCTTCGATAGTGTTTTTGGAAAATCAATCGACGAACTGCTAAAGTATAGGGGAATAGATGTTGAAGATCTTAACCTGGTGCTAAAAGGAGACTTAAATCTTGGATTTAATTCTGGTGAGAGAACACATGTGAATCATGACAACAATGAAAGTGATCCTCTAATGTCCCAGTTCTTGAAG ATTAATAGACAAAGACTCAATATTACAAAGTCAAAGTGGCTAAAGGATCGTAAGAAGCCTCTAGGAGGAGGAATTTTCGGACAAGTGTACAAGGGATATGCTGATGGCGGTTTCTTTTTCGCCGTAAAGGAaatacaaattaaaaataaaggagaAATTGACAAAATTAATCAAGAGGTTAACTTATTGTGTCAATTTAGTCATCCAAATATAGTCAAATATTATGGCACTGAGGAGGATGAGTCGAAGGTCAATATTTTTCTTGAGCTTGTAAGTACAGGCTCCCTCCGAAAAGTATATAGAAGTTTTGAATTGGAAGAATCCCAAGTGTCCCACTACACCAAACAGATACTGGAAGGTTTGAAGTATCTCCATGAGCGAAAGGTAGTCCATGGAGACATCAAATGTGCAAATATACTGGTGGATGAGAAAGGACACGTGAAAATTACAGATTTTGGATTGACAAAAGTGTATGGGAAAATAGACTGGACAGCTCCGGAGGTTATGAAACAGGACAAAGAGTATGGATTTGAAGCTGATATTTGGAGCCTTGGCTGCACCGTCGTGGAGATGTTAATTAGGGATTTTCCGTACTCTCATTTAAAAGAGTTGCGTAAAGAGTTGCGTGCAAAGTCCACTGAACCTTTGAAAGATTTTAAAGAAGATCTAGAATTGAAGGTTGAAGAAGGGTCCATTGTAGAATATCTTCCCGAGTATAGTCTTCGTGATTATCCTCTGGCACTAGATTTTATCGAGCGGTGCCTGAAACGTAATCCAAATGAGCGTCCAACTGCTGATACGCTTTTGGAGCATAAGTTTGTGAAGGATAAGTTTGTGAAGGATTCTGGCTGTTAG
- the LOC131182266 gene encoding E3 ubiquitin-protein ligase UPL5-like: MENRKSDSIRFSVRMPNGKDLPPRCFKSKTLVKAIHEAILWDCNIPVTIQKLYYKGEQLQRWKTLEDYSIQNDDRLELKLGFDDTSVFIQRIHQMSSNIFRMCRGEFLSEDTLQDDWITIEELLAIETKEESENLMSSYSVPATLVMLYRSAIPEHKAYAYALIVFSMEKISNCPNVSVDRCIHLALEFCAWLSTVHGDPLYQPWRATLKQLLERGNLSDLRSIFQIRHWFIEMANTLSLLLSKMQESNPNSYPIPLIESLKFCFREFQVFSCVLRNAICGIDNAKEKDKSIVDLLSTGIKGVFSYLLNKMENNLRLIPETARIFETSGWLHSVSIVYLDILKELNSISQLWENEQKQFQHVLMNQQISLQLILEKTTRKDDYHWLLKHNDVIDSKSRMHLVTMMMIPEEKLLDAEFYKPLIHWSRFLDEELYESLKNNNITSPKKLQDWLYKLCQAIFKPQNLLFLACSNDPMKFYPNPELKLEPLHFDCFEFSGKVIALALMHEVQVGVAFHRVFLLQLAGKNISGDDVKDAYPSFYNNKAKERFADHQIRDDFIKYISEQIYFFRKGFDSVFGKSIIELLTYWGIDLDDINLVLKGDLNLGFNSCERTHVNHGNNESEPLMSQFLKINRQRLKITKSKWQKDGKKLGRGGFGDVYKGYAAGGFFFAVKVIKIKNKGEIDKINQEVNLLCQFSHPNIVKYYGTEEEESTVNIFLELISTGSLRQVYKCFKLKDSQVSHYSKQILEGLKYLHERKVVHRDINCANILVDEKGCVKITDFGLARVAELNSLMKSRHGTINWMAQEVIKQDKEYGFKADIWSFGCTVLEMLIRNIPYSHLKNLNANLELEVQKGSIIDHLPNYSLSENALDFIKQCLKRNPNKRQTADELLKHPFVNDSGF; the protein is encoded by the exons ATGGAAAACAGAAAATCCGATTCCATTCGATTTTCTGTCCGAATGCCGAACGGGAAAGATCTTCCACCGCGCTGTTTTAAATCTAAAACTCTAGTGAAGGCTATCCACGAGGCAATTCTATGGGACTGTAATATTCCAGTTACGATACAGAAATTATATTATAAGGGGGAGCAGCTACAGCGGTGGAAGACACTTGAAGACTACTCAATTCAAAACGACGATCGCCTCGAATTGAAGCTTGGATTTGATGACACATCGGTATTTATCCAAAGGATTCACCAAATGAGTTCAAACATTTTTCGCATGTGCCGAGGGGAATTTCTCTCCGAAGATACTCTTCAGGATGACTGGATAACGATTGAAGAATTGTTGGCAATTGAAACAAAGGAGGAATCGGAGAATCTTATGAGTTCGTATTCTGTCCCTGCGACTTTGGTTATGCTTTACAGGTCAGCAATTCCAGAACACAAAGCCTATGCTTATGCTTTGATAGTGTTTTCCATGGAAAAAATATCGAATTGTCCAAATGTTTCTGTTGATAGATGTATACATTTAGCATTAGAATTTTGTGCTTGGCTTAGTACGGTACATGGTGATCCTCTGTATCAGCCATGGCGGGCTACTCTAAAGCAGTTGTTGGAAAGAGGTAACCTTAGTGACCTACGCTCAATTTTCCAAATTAGACACTGGTTTATTGAGATGGCAAATACCTTAAGCCTCCTATTGAGTAAGATGCAGGAATCAAATCCAAACTCATATCCAATCCCACTCATTGAGTCATTGAAATTTTGTTTTCGTGAATTCCAGGTATTTTCATGCGTATTACGTAATGCAATTTGTGGTATAGATAATGCCAAAGAGAAGGATAAGTCTATAGTTGATTTATTGTCAACAGGTATTAAAGGTGTATTTAGTTACCTGTTGAATAAAATGGAGAATAATCTTAGACTTATACCAGAGACAGCAAGAATATTCGAAACAAGTGGTTGGTTGCATTCTGTTTCGATTGTGTATCTGGACATTTTGAAAGAGCTAAACAGCATTTCTCAACTTTGGGAGAATGAACAAAAGCAATTTCAGCATGTATTAATGAACCAGCAGATTTCACTACAGCTGATACTTGAAAAAACTACGAGGAAAGATGATTATCATTGGCTTCTTAAGCACAATGATGTGATTGATTCGAAATCCAGGATGCATTTAGTTACGATGATGATGATCCCTGAGGAAAAATTACTCGATGCTGAGTTCTACAAGCCACTCATTCACTGGTCTAGATTTCTAGACGAAGAGTTGTATGAGTCATTGAAAAATAACAATATTACCAGTCCTAAAAAATTGCAGGATTGGTTATACAAGTTATGCCAAGCTATATTCAAACCGCAAAATCTCCTCTTTCTGGCGTGCTCAAATGATCCTATGAAGTTCTATCCTAATCCCG AATTGAAGTTAGAACCATTACACTTCGACTGTTTTGAATTTTCTGGTAAGGTGATTGCATTGGCATTGATGCATGAAGTACAAGTAGGTGTTGCCTTTCATCGTGTGTTTCTTTTGCAACTGGCTGGAAAGAATATTTCTGGAGATGATGTAAAAGATGCATATCCATCTTTTTACAATAACAAGGCTAAGGAACGTTTTGCTGATCATCAAATTCGAGATGACTTCATCAAGTATATCTCTGAACAAATATATTTTTTCCGAAAAGGCTTTGACAGTGTTTTTGGAAAATCAATCATCGAACTGTTAACTTATTGGGGAATAGATCTTGATGATATTAACCTGGTGCTAAAAGGAGACTTAAATCTTGGATTTAATTCTTGTGAGAGAACGCATGTGAATCATGGCAACAATGAAAGTGAACCTCTGATGTCCCAGTTCCTGAAG ATTAATAGACAAAGACTGAAGATTACGAAGTCAAAGTGGCAAAAGGATGGTAAGAAGCTGGGAAGAGGGGGTTTCGGAGATGTGTACAAGGGTTATGCTGCTGGTGGTTTCTTTTTTGCCGTAAaggtaataaaaattaaaaataaaggagaAATTGACAAAATTAACCAAGAGGTTAATTTATTGTGTCAATTCAGTCATCCAAATATTGTTAAATATTATGGCACTGAAGAGGAGGAGTCAACGGTCAATATTTTTCTTGAGCTTATAAGTACAGGCTCCCTCCGACAAGTATATAAATGTTTTAAACTGAAAGATTCCCAAGTGTCCCACTACAGCAAACAGATACTGGAAGGTTTGAAGTATCTTCATGAGCGAAAGGTAGTCCACAGAGACATTAACTGTGCAAATATATTGGTGGATGAGAAAGGATGTGTGAAAATTACGGATTTTGGATTGGCAAGAGTGGCTGAATTAAATAGTCTTATGAAGTCTCGGCATGGGACAATAAATTGGATGGCCCAGGAGGTTATAAAACAGGACAAAGAGTATGGATTTAAAGCTGATATTTGGAGCTTTGGCTGCACCGTCTTGGAGATGTTAATCAGGAATATTCCATACTCTCATTTgaaaaatttgaatgcaaatctAGAATTGGAAGttcaaaaagggtcaattatagaTCATCTTCCTAATTATTCTTTGTCAGAGAATGCACTAGATTTTATCAAGCAGTGTCTGAAACGCAATCCAAATAAGCGTCAAACTGCTGATGAGCTTTTGAAGCATCCGTTTGTGAACGATTCTGGCTTTTAG